The proteins below are encoded in one region of Flavobacterium nackdongense:
- a CDS encoding DMT family transporter, with product MSKRTLALITATLVSIFYGMTFTIAKDVMPKHIGAYGFLIIRVGGATLLFWLSWLFARIPEQVRAEKIERADFPRIIAAAFFGITLNMLCFFKGLSLTSPISASVLMVSTPMIVLVLSAIIMKERIQKRMVFGLVLGLIGTSALILYGKTIKSEPQASLGNFLVFANAISYGLYLVLVKKLMAKYNAFNFVKWVYLIGFIMIVPFGWNELSIVDWSIMPTDIYWKIGFVVVFSTFLTYLLNLLSMKELKPTTVAVFIYLQPFFATIFAIGLGKDELTLVKIISAVLIFAGVYLVTQKAP from the coding sequence ATGTCAAAACGAACTCTTGCCCTTATTACTGCTACTTTAGTTTCTATTTTTTATGGAATGACATTTACCATTGCCAAAGATGTGATGCCAAAACACATTGGCGCTTACGGTTTTTTAATTATTCGAGTGGGCGGCGCCACCCTTTTGTTTTGGTTGTCGTGGCTTTTTGCTCGAATTCCGGAGCAAGTACGTGCCGAAAAAATAGAACGAGCTGATTTTCCTCGAATAATTGCAGCAGCATTTTTCGGAATAACGCTGAATATGCTTTGTTTCTTCAAAGGGTTAAGCTTAACTTCTCCCATATCGGCATCTGTATTGATGGTTTCTACGCCTATGATTGTCTTGGTGCTTTCTGCGATAATAATGAAAGAACGCATTCAAAAACGAATGGTTTTTGGACTTGTTTTGGGCTTAATTGGAACCTCGGCGCTCATTCTTTACGGAAAAACCATCAAAAGCGAACCTCAAGCCAGTTTGGGAAATTTTCTGGTGTTTGCCAATGCAATCTCTTATGGTTTATACTTGGTTTTGGTTAAAAAACTGATGGCAAAATACAATGCTTTCAACTTTGTAAAATGGGTGTATCTCATCGGTTTTATAATGATTGTGCCCTTTGGCTGGAACGAGTTATCCATTGTAGATTGGTCGATAATGCCAACGGACATTTATTGGAAAATAGGTTTTGTTGTCGTTTTTTCGACCTTCTTGACCTACTTGCTCAATTTGCTTTCGATGAAAGAACTAAAACCAACTACAGTGGCGGTTTTCATCTACTTGCAGCCATTTTTTGCAACAATTTTTGCTATTGGTTTAGGCAAAGACGAACTCACATTAGTAAAAATCATTTCGGCAGTTTTGATATTTGCAGGAGTATATTTAGTAACGCAGAAAGCCCCCTAA
- a CDS encoding arsenate reductase family protein encodes MNKIYYLASCDTCRKIIKSLPKDHNLVFHDIKQDPITEKELEEMYQLSGSYEALFSKKAQLYKSMDFKNKSLTEADFKKYILEHYTFLSRPVFIIDNSIYIGNSQQNILQVMKALA; translated from the coding sequence ATGAACAAAATATATTATCTCGCTTCCTGCGATACTTGTCGAAAAATAATCAAATCGTTACCGAAAGATCATAATTTAGTGTTTCACGACATTAAACAAGACCCTATTACAGAGAAAGAATTGGAGGAAATGTACCAACTATCGGGAAGTTACGAAGCGCTTTTTAGCAAAAAAGCACAACTCTATAAATCGATGGATTTTAAGAACAAATCATTGACCGAAGCGGATTTCAAAAAATACATTCTTGAGCATTACACTTTCTTGAGTCGCCCCGTTTTTATTATTGACAATAGCATATACATTGGCAACAGCCAACAGAACATACTCCAAGTGATGAAAGCTTTAGCCTAA
- a CDS encoding DinB family protein, which produces MHHTLEVNTTSRKMALKFLENYSLEQLNKIPEGFSNNLIWNIGHILVTQQLLVYKLSGLPMMVSDDMVEKFKKGSKPEQEITQTEVEEIKSLLFVTIEKTNEDLKNNVFKEYQEYPTSTGFVLKNAEGAMAFNNFHEGLHLGIMMSLRKLV; this is translated from the coding sequence ATGCATCACACACTCGAAGTAAATACAACTAGTAGGAAAATGGCTTTGAAATTTCTCGAAAATTATTCTTTAGAACAGCTCAACAAAATTCCCGAAGGTTTTAGTAATAATTTAATTTGGAATATTGGCCATATACTAGTTACACAACAATTATTGGTTTATAAATTGTCCGGTTTGCCAATGATGGTTTCAGATGACATGGTCGAAAAATTCAAAAAAGGAAGCAAGCCTGAGCAAGAAATTACGCAAACTGAAGTAGAGGAAATCAAATCGTTGTTATTTGTAACCATCGAAAAAACAAATGAGGATTTGAAGAATAATGTTTTCAAAGAATACCAAGAATATCCAACTTCGACAGGCTTTGTTTTAAAAAATGCTGAAGGAGCAATGGCGTTCAACAACTTTCACGAAGGGCTCCATCTTGGCATTATGATGAGTTTAAGAAAGCTAGTTTAA
- a CDS encoding THC0290_0291 family protein: MIPKSITFFCLILFFGLSNTAKAQFGFSHEIGVIAGPVAFQSDYGERHDLSTNAGNSGYGIGIIHYMNFSYTAECNCYTPETYFNDHFKLRSELSYNKTKLDHFGQWVEGKPSLGKEQLKAMDGSTDVTNIGMQLEFFPLSIREFTETIGSWAPFVSLGAQYSFYNAEAYSTMGPLGTPLTTFPKYLTPTDDRAYGFSTESSSVWSVVSSLGTRYKLSPLSDLMVDLRLQYYFSDWVDGLNPNPELYKENKANDWNVWFNVGYIYYIQ; this comes from the coding sequence ATGATCCCAAAATCTATTACATTTTTCTGCTTAATCCTTTTTTTTGGCCTTTCAAATACAGCTAAAGCTCAATTTGGATTTTCACACGAAATTGGTGTTATCGCTGGCCCTGTAGCCTTTCAGTCGGACTATGGCGAAAGGCATGATTTGTCAACCAATGCAGGAAATTCAGGATATGGAATTGGTATCATACATTATATGAACTTTTCCTATACTGCCGAATGTAATTGTTACACCCCAGAAACCTATTTTAACGACCACTTCAAGCTTAGAAGCGAATTGTCTTACAATAAAACAAAGTTAGATCATTTTGGCCAATGGGTTGAAGGCAAGCCCTCTCTAGGAAAAGAACAATTAAAAGCAATGGATGGCAGCACCGACGTAACCAATATTGGGATGCAGTTGGAGTTTTTCCCTTTAAGTATTCGTGAATTTACCGAAACTATTGGAAGTTGGGCCCCTTTTGTAAGTCTTGGAGCTCAATACAGTTTTTACAATGCCGAAGCCTATTCTACAATGGGACCGTTGGGAACACCTTTGACCACTTTTCCCAAATATTTAACCCCAACAGACGATCGTGCCTACGGATTTTCTACGGAATCGAGCTCTGTTTGGTCCGTAGTTTCCAGTTTAGGAACCCGATACAAACTATCCCCGCTATCGGATTTGATGGTCGACTTAAGATTGCAATATTATTTTTCAGATTGGGTAGACGGCTTAAACCCGAACCCTGAACTTTACAAGGAAAACAAAGCCAATGATTGGAATGTTTGGTTCAATGTGGGCTATATTTATTACATTCAATAA